DNA sequence from the Candidatus Kaistella beijingensis genome:
TCGAAAGCAGATTTTTTGGAAGAAGACGCAAAACCTTTTGAAAATTGGCTTCAAAAAAACTTCCATGGTGAAATGTCGTACATGGAAAATTATTTCGACAAACGACTTGATCCGAGATTATTGGTGGAAGGTTCTAAATCGGTTATTTCACTTTCTTATAATTATTTTCCAGCAGAAAAAATTTCGGGCTTCGATAATTATAAAATCTCAAAATATGCTTATGGTGAAGATTACCATGAAATCATCAAAGAAATTTTGAGGGAAATGGTTGCAGAACTTCGGGATGAAATTGGTGATTTTCATTGCAGAGTTTTTACTGATTCTGCTCCTATTTTAGAAAGAAGTTGGGCAAGAAAATCAGGAATTGGCTGGGTTGGAAAAAACGCAAACCTCATCACCAAACAAAGCGGCTCTTTCTATTTTTTGGCAGAAATTATTTGCGACCTTGAACTACAGGAAGATTCACCCACCACCGACCATTGCGGCACTTGCACGAAATGTATCGAAGCGTGTCCAACCGACGCGATTGTTTCCGATAAAATTATTGACGGAAGCAAATGTATTTCCTACGCCACGATCGAGTTGAAAAACGAAATACCCGATTCCTTTAGAAATAAGATGGAAGACTGGATGTTTGGTTGCGATATCTGTCAGGATGTTTGTCCCTGGAATCGTTTTTCAGCACCGACTTTAGAGGAAAAATTTCGACCCAATCAGTTTTTGAAAAACTACAAAAAAGAAGATTGGAAAGAGGTTACG
Encoded proteins:
- the queG gene encoding tRNA epoxyqueuosine(34) reductase QueG — its product is MNTNPEKYSQLIKAKAKKFGFQSCGISKADFLEEDAKPFENWLQKNFHGEMSYMENYFDKRLDPRLLVEGSKSVISLSYNYFPAEKISGFDNYKISKYAYGEDYHEIIKEILREMVAELRDEIGDFHCRVFTDSAPILERSWARKSGIGWVGKNANLITKQSGSFYFLAEIICDLELQEDSPTTDHCGTCTKCIEACPTDAIVSDKIIDGSKCISYATIELKNEIPDSFRNKMEDWMFGCDICQDVCPWNRFSAPTLEEKFRPNQFLKNYKKEDWKEVTQDLFSEIFRKSPVKRTKFAGLKRNIEFLEK